Proteins found in one Hevea brasiliensis isolate MT/VB/25A 57/8 chromosome 18, ASM3005281v1, whole genome shotgun sequence genomic segment:
- the LOC110645810 gene encoding glycerol-3-phosphate acyltransferase RAM2-like — MANPKETSPPPTFPPIDKCTSMGRQNDTVVTDMEGTLLCGRSSFPYFALVAFEAGGILRLVFLLLASPIAAILYYFISESAGIRVLIFATFVGMRVSDIESVARAVLPKFYSSDLHPETWRVISSCGKRCVLTENPRIMVEVFLKDFVGVDMVIGTEIGVYNGRATGWAKSPGILVGQSKADTLKRAFGDDKTVPDIGLGDRKTDYPFMKLCKESYMVPPKSRVEPVNGDKLPKPIVFHDGRLVQKPTPFISFLVILWIPVGFLLACVRIAAGALLPMHLVYYAFWALGVRVYVRGTPPPPAKKSTGQTGVLFICSHRTLLDPIFLSTALGRPIPAVTYSLSRLSEIISPIKTVRLSRDRVTDANMIKKLLEEGDLVICPEGTTCREPFLLRFSALFAELTDELVPVAMANRMSMFHGTTARGWKGMDPFYFFMNPSPAYEVTFLNKLPYDLTCRAGKSSLDVANYIQRMIAASLSYECTSFTRKDKYRALAGNDGTVVEKPKLARKKVMGC, encoded by the exons ATGGCAAATCCTAAAGAAACCTCTCCTCCTCCTACATTCCCTCCCATCGATAAATGCACATCCATGGGACGACAAAACGACACAGTCGTCACTGACATGGAGGGAACCCTTCTTTGTGGACGTAGCTCATTTCCATACTTTGCCCTTGTTGCCTTTGAAGCTGGAGGCATTCTAAGGCTTGTTTTCTTGCTCTTAGCCTCTCCTATAGCTGCCATTCTCTACTACTTCATCTCTGAATCCGCCGGAATTCGGGTCCTTATATTCGCAACCTTCGTCGGCATGCGAGTTTCCGATATAGAATCGGTTGCAAGAGCTGTTTTGCCTAAGTTTTACTCGAGCGACTTGCACCCAGAGACTTGGCGGGTGATATCTTCATGTGGGAAGAGATGTGTTCTGACTGAGAACCCTAGGATAATGGTGGAGGTGTTTCTGAAGGATTTTGTTGGCGTTGATATGGTTATTGGGACTGAGATTGGTGTGTATAATGGAAGAGCTACTGGTTGGGCTAAGAGTCCTGGAATTCTCGTAGGACAAAGCAAGGCTGATACGTTAAAGAGGGCATTTGGTGATGACAAAACGGTGCCGGATATCGGTCTTGGTGATAGGAAGACAGATTATCCATTCATGAAGTTGTGCAAG GAGAGCTACATGGTTCCTCCCAAGTCTCGAGTGGAGCCTGTAAATGGTGACAAATTGCCAAAACCCATAGTCTTCCACGACGGCCGGTTAGTCCAAAAACCAACCCCATTCATCTCATTTCTCGTAATCCTTTGGATTCCGGTAGGTTTCCTTCTCGCTTGCGTCCGTATCGCCGCCGGTGCTCTTCTCCCAATGCACTTAGTCTATTACGCGTTCTGGGCCCTCGGTGTTCGTGTTTACGTAAGAGGCACCCCACCACCACCGGCCAAGAAATCTACCGGACAAACTGGAGTCCTCTTCATATGTTCCCACAGAACTCTTCTTGATCCTATCTTTCTCTCCACCGCTTTGGGCCGTCCAATCCCAGCTGTCACCTACTCTCTTTCGCGGCTCTCGGAGATCATCTCCCCCATAAAGACCGTTCGGCTGAGTCGAGATCGTGTCACTGATGCTAATATGATCAAGAAACTCTTAGAAGAAGGTGACCTAGTTATATGTCCTGAAGGGACTACTTGTAGAGAACCATTTTTGTTAAGATTCTCGGCTTTGTTTGCAGAGCTAACAGATGAGCTTGTTCCGGTGGCCATGGCTAATCGAATGAGCATGTTTCATGGGACAACAGCTAGAGGGTGGAAAGGGATGGATCCTTTCTATTTCTTCATGAATCCTAGCCCTGCATATGAGGTAACATTCTTGAACAAGTTGCCCTATGATCTCACATGCAGAGCCGGAAAATCGAGTCTTGATGTTGCTAATTACATACAAAGGATGATTGCTGCGAGTTTATCTTATGAATGCACCAGCTTCACTAGGAAGGATAAATATCGAGCGCTGGCTGGAAATGATGGAACTGTAGTGGAGAAGCCTAAGCTTGCTCGTAAGAAAGTAATGGGTTGCTAG